In a single window of the Trichoderma breve strain T069 chromosome 6, whole genome shotgun sequence genome:
- a CDS encoding acetyltransferase (GNAT) family domain-containing protein, which translates to MPLQLEDMKFGDAEAYANTYATSFNTDPYSRASFSDQTYDERVAGLIRRWPKNYCEAFNAYKKVVDTDTGELVGWVKIGFQNTDIDPDRFTPADAPEDIVRNRPPPPETPTAAPEGSGFSSRAARAQFRDLGNRPAIILKLIGTHPKAQRRGAGSLLMAWVTELADQEGLACWVTGSPMAMPLYKKFGFQVMEEITVDLPGSSDGETYTHTCMLREPKKPEATA; encoded by the exons ATGCCACTTCAGCTTGAGGACATGAAATTTGGAGACGCCGAGGCGTACGCAAACACGTATGCCACCTCGTTCAACACTGACCCTTACTCGAGAGCTTCCTTCTCAGACCAGACATATGATGAGCGGGTAGCTGGCCTTATTCGCCGCTGGCCGAAAAACTACTGTGAAGCTTTCAATGCCTATAAAAAGGTCGTCGACACCGACACGGGAGAGCTGGTTGGTTGGGTCAAGATTGGGTTTCAGAATACCGATATTGATCCCGATCGATTTACTCCAGCCG ACGCCCCAGAAGATATAGTCAGAAATCGTCCACCACCCCCAGAAACCCCAACTGCTGCTCCCGAGGGGTCTGGATTTAGCAGCAGAGCTGCGAGGGCCCAATTTCGGGATCTGGGCAATCGGCCTGCCATTA TTTTGAAGCTCATTGGCACACATCCCAAGGCACAGCGACGTGGTGCGGGGAGCTTACTGATGGCCTGGGTCACAGAGTTGGCCGACCAAGAAGGCCTCGCCTGCTGGGTGACTGGCTCACCAATGGCTATGCCGTTGTACAAGAAATTTGGATTTCAAGTGATGGAAGAGATAACCGTAGACCTGCCCGGAAGTAGCGATGGGGAAACTTATACACATACGTGTATGCTTCGCGAGCCGAAGAAACCCGAAGCCACAGCTTGA